Genomic window (Rosa chinensis cultivar Old Blush chromosome 6, RchiOBHm-V2, whole genome shotgun sequence):
atacaactataggaaaaaattggtatagaccaatgtgtttgtaattaaaattaatttttttttatcttatgtccacgcacatgcattgatggaatatatacaaacgtgatgtgaaaaaataagcacgtttcgcagttgtcacgacatcggtcaaccaataaaacatataagtgactacggttgaccaatccgatcggattcgaaaatatggtgaaattggctaaattttttaccacactcataatttattgtaataaactcatccaacggtcggtttttccattttctttgaattgataggggttactctttggagtgtatgatatataaatatagatttatatgagtaactacgtttgatctagttgatcgaattcaaaacgataaccaaattggctggattttctacaatcaccataaaacattacaatctctccatcgagcggctggtttctccgaattcattttctacttcatggttgctttagaatgaacctaaacaatttaaatgcaatgtataagtcatacaactttaggaataaaattggtacagaccaatgtgtttgtaattaaaattaaatttttttatcttatgtccacgcacatccattgatggaatatatacaaacatgatgtgaaaaaataagcacgtttcgcggttgtcaaggcatcggtcaaccaataaaatatataagtgactatggttgaccaatccgatcggattcgaaaatatggtgaaattggataaattttttaccacactcataagtTATTGTAATAAattcatccaacggtcggtttttccattttctttgaattggtaggggttgctctttggagtgtatgatatataaatataggtttataagagtaactacgtttgacctagttgatcgaattcgaaacgtgaaccaaattggctggattttctacaaccaccataaaacattacaatctctccatcaagcggttggtttctccgaattcattttccacttcatgattgctttagaatgaacctaaacaatttaaatgcaatgtataagtcatataactttaggaataaaattggtatagtccaatgtgtttgtaattaaaattaaattttttttatcttatgtccacgcacatccatcgatggaatatatacaaacgtgatgtgaaaaaataagcacgtttcgcggttgccacgccatcggtcaaccaataaaacatataagtgactacggttgaccaatccgatcggattcaaaaatatggtgaaattggctaaattttttaccacactcataatttattgtaataaactcatccaacggtcggtttctcattttctttgaattgctatatgtagctctttggagtgtatgatatataaatatagatttataaaaaattagtgtctttaaaaatttatttatcaacaaattagtatctatatataaatatagattttttgggtacatatagttatatagattgttatctttggttgtatttaaTCATTATctattgaatttccaaagcttgattaaaaaaaaaaatacttgtgtctttaaatatttatttataaataaagcccgcaaggcccggcccaaaaaagcccgcaaggccaagcccggcccggcctgaaaaagcccgcaaagcccgctttatatggacgggcttggatcctttgatttttaataaagcccggcccggcccaagcccgctatgaatgggcccgggccccgttgacgacccctagaaTTTTATGTCCGaaataattaacaaaaaaaaaaaaaagagaaaccaaCAAAAactcggaaaaagtttccatttcaaaAAATATGTGTCATCACCAACCGACTGAAGGTACCTAGTTGACAAATTATTCCATCAGCACGTAGTGTAAATCATGAAACAGGTTGATTCTGAACTCATGCTCATCTTCCTCTGGGTTCGACATGTATAGTTAGTTTATATGTGGCAGGTCGGAGAGTGAGGGGCACCCTGTGCGGTTGCATGCCCCGCTTGTTTTACGAAGATGCGTGCCGACTTATTTCCTGTGGCTTCTTGCGCTCCTTGCTTCGTGTCAATGGCGTAGTTCAGGCTTCTATGGCTTCTTTTGCATGCTAATTTGGTACGTGTTCAATCATacggacaaaaataaaaatatcaaacataaacaaaaaacacaaaaaaagaaaagaaggaaaagaaaccaGTACAGTTTCCATAATAAATAGACAGTGCATCCATCCCATACTCCACCAGATATCCCAGTTCGTCAATTCCTACTATTAATTCCCGGATATACCTCAAACTATGTCTTCACAAAAAGAAGATCGAAAACCAGAACCAGAGCTTCCCTTGAGAGAAATCCCTAGGGACGATGGCGTGCCCTTCCTTGGGCCCATCAAAGATCGCCTAGACTATTTCTACAACCAAGGCAGAGACAACTTCTTCATCTCCCGAATCCTAAAGCACCAATCCACAGTCTTTCGGACCAACATGCCTCCTGGTCCCCTCATTGCTTCAAACCCCAACGTCGTCGTTCTCCTCGATGCCAAAAGCTTCCCCGTTCTCTTGGACACTTCCAAAGTCGAAAAACGAGACGTATTCACGGGAACTTATATGTCCTCGACCGCCTTCACCGGTGGCTACCGCATTTGCTCTTATCTCGACCCCTCCGAGCCGGACCATGCAGCTCTCAAGTACTGGTTCTTGTCCCAGCTCTCCGCTCGCAAAGACAGAGTTATACCACTCTTTCGAAACCACTTGTCCGACCACTTCCTCAAACTCGAGGACCAATTGTTCAAAAATGGTGAAGCAGACTTCAACAAACTAAACGACCAAATGTCCTTCAATTTCATCTTTGAGCTCTTTTGCGACAGACCACCATCGGACACAACTTTGAGGACCAAGGGTCCAATCTTTGTGTCCCTCTGGCTCTTGCCTCAGCTTTCTCCTCAGATAACACTAGGATTGCCCAAGTTTCTAAACTTTGTCGAAGATCTCTTGCTACACACTGTTCCATTTCCTGCTCTTCTTGTCAAACCATTCTACAACAAGCTTTACAATGTCTTTTGGGACTCCGCAACTTCGGCTTTGGACGAGGCCGAGAGGCTTGGGATTCCGAGAGATGAGGCTTGCCACAACCTGGTGTTCTTGGTATGCTTCAATGCTTATGGCGGCATGAAGCTTTTGTTCCCTGCTTTGTTGAAGTGGGTTGGAATAGCAGGACAGTACTTACACCGCCAACTCCGTAATGAAATCAGAACCGCTGTTAAAGAGGCCGGAGGAAAGGTAACCCTATCAGCATTGGAGAAGATGAACTTGACAAAATCGGTGGTTTATGAAGCCCTGAGGATTGAGCCGCCGGTGCCATTCCAGTACGGTAAG
Coding sequences:
- the LOC112170912 gene encoding allene oxide synthase, with amino-acid sequence MSSQKEDRKPEPELPLREIPRDDGVPFLGPIKDRLDYFYNQGRDNFFISRILKHQSTVFRTNMPPGPLIASNPNVVVLLDAKSFPVLLDTSKVEKRDVFTGTYMSSTAFTGGYRICSYLDPSEPDHAALKYWFLSQLSARKDRVIPLFRNHLSDHFLKLEDQLFKNGEADFNKLNDQMSFNFIFELFCDRPPSDTTLRTKGPIFVSLWLLPQLSPQITLGLPKFLNFVEDLLLHTVPFPALLVKPFYNKLYNVFWDSATSALDEAERLGIPRDEACHNLVFLVCFNAYGGMKLLFPALLKWVGIAGQYLHRQLRNEIRTAVKEAGGKVTLSALEKMNLTKSVVYEALRIEPPVPFQYGKAKRDMIVRSHDAAFEIKEGDMLFGYQTIAERDPKIFENPNEFVGDRFVEEGEKLLEYVWWSNGPETKSPTVEDKQCAGKDLVVLMNRILLVEFFLRYDTFIVDVGISLLGPKVTFKTLIENASYID